In Gammaproteobacteria bacterium, the sequence AATTACCAATCAACGGTTGCTTGCGTGAATGAAACGCCTGGCGCGGCGTGGAGCGCACGCGTTTGTTGGCACGGATGGAGGAAAAAACATGGCGCAATCTAGACCTCTGTCACCTCACCTGCAGGTCTATCGCCCGCAATTGACGAGTGTGCTTTCGATCACGCACCGCGTCACCGGCGTTTTTCTGTCGCTGGGAACGCTGCTGCTGGTCTGCTGGCTGGTATCCCTCGCCGCCGGACCCGATGCCTACGCGAGGGCGCATGTCTTCTTCGCCGGCTGGCTGATGAGGGTCCTGCTGTTTGCCTGGTCGGCCTCGCTTTTCTATCACCTGTGCAACGGCATCCGGCACCTCTTCTGGGACGCCGGTTGCGGTTTCGACATCCCCACGGTGTACGCCTCGGGTTATGCCGTGCTGATTGCCACTGCCGTGCTCACCCTGGCGACGTGGATCGCCGCTTGAGGGCGGGGCGATGATGAACATGAACCTGCGTTCCGATCTCGGCCGTGTGCGTGGCCTCGGCTCCGCCAAAGGCGGCACTCATCACTGGTGGATGCAGCGGCTGACCGCGGTCGCGCTCGTTCCACTCTGTCTCTGGTTCGTGGCGGCGGTGGTGTATCTCGCCGGTGCGGATTACACCAGCGCCGCCGCCTGGATGCGCTCACCGTGGCATGCCGCGTTGCTGCTGGCGCTGATCGTGACACTCTTCTATCACGCCCAGCTCGGCATTCAGGTCGTTTTAGAGGATTACATCCACGTCGAATGGGTCAAGGTGACCGCCGTGGTCGCGCTGCGTTTTGCCGCCATCCTGCTCGGCCTGATGGCGGCGCTCGCCGTGTTGAGGGTTTATCTGGGAGCGTAAGCGGCGTGGACAAGGCCTACAACCTGATTGAGCACAAGTACGACGTCATCGTGGTCGGCGCGGGCGGCGCCGGACTGCGCGCCACCTTCGGCATGGCCGCCAAGGGCCTGAAGACCGCCTGCATTACCAAGGTCTTTCCGACCCGCTCGCACACCGTCGCCGCGCAGGGCGGCATGAGCGCCGCGCTGGGCAACATGGGACCGGACGACTGGCGCTGGCACATGTACGACACGGTCAAAGGCTCCGACTGGCTGGGCGATCAGGACGCCATCGAATACATGTGCCGCGAGGCGGTGCCGGCGGTGATCGAACTCGAACACTATGGCGTGCCGTTCTCACGCACCGAGGACGGCAAAATTTATCAGCGGCCCTTCGGCGGCATGACCACC encodes:
- the sdhC gene encoding succinate dehydrogenase, cytochrome b556 subunit; amino-acid sequence: MAQSRPLSPHLQVYRPQLTSVLSITHRVTGVFLSLGTLLLVCWLVSLAAGPDAYARAHVFFAGWLMRVLLFAWSASLFYHLCNGIRHLFWDAGCGFDIPTVYASGYAVLIATAVLTLATWIAA
- the sdhD gene encoding succinate dehydrogenase, hydrophobic membrane anchor protein — translated: MMNMNLRSDLGRVRGLGSAKGGTHHWWMQRLTAVALVPLCLWFVAAVVYLAGADYTSAAAWMRSPWHAALLLALIVTLFYHAQLGIQVVLEDYIHVEWVKVTAVVALRFAAILLGLMAALAVLRVYLGA